Within the Rhodothermales bacterium genome, the region CATCTCCCACATTGCCGTCAATAAACCCGCGCCGCCGTCCCTGATCATGCACGGCGATCGGGATTCGCTGGTACCGTTTAACCAGAGTGTGTTACGCTACGAGGCACTGTGCGACGCCGGCAAAGACGTCACCTTCTACAAAATCGCTGGCGCCGATCATGGCGTGCGCTTCTGGACGCCGGCGGTCATGGACGTCGTCCACGCCTTTTTTGACCAGCACTTGAAATAACTCATTGCGCTACGGTATTGAATTCGATATCGAATTCCCCTTCCGTGACCGTCCGGGTACCCGTCGCCGTTGAACCCGGAGAGGCAGGGGCGACAAACGAAAACGTGCCGGTAATATGCTCGGCATCCAGTTCCGTGATCGTGCCGCTTCCGGCGGTCGCGCCGGCCGCGGCGTTGCGTATTGCGCTTGGGTGCTCTACTATTAACGCACTGTTTACACACTCAGGTTTAAACATCCACATATCCTCTCCCAAGTATACCCACTTGCATATGTGCCGCCGCCTTCTTCTATCGTTGTTCCTGCTTGTGCTTGTACCCGCCGCCTTCGCGCAGTCGGGAAAGGTGTTCGACAATCTCACTCTCGAGAGCACGATACTTAAGGGCGAACGAAAATATGCCGTCTACCTCCCGCCGGACTATGAGACCTCCGAGCGGAGCTACCCGGTGCTTTACCTGCTCCACGGCGGCGGCGACGACCAGACTGGATGGGTGCAGTTCGGCGAGGTGCTCAACATAACGGACAAAGCCATTCGGGAAGGCGTGGCTACCCCGATGATCATCGTCATGCCCGACGCCAACACCGGCCGCAGGGGCTACTTCAACGACATCCGGAACGAGTGGCGGTACGAGGACTTCTTCTTCGAGGAGTTGATGCCGCATGTCGAAAAGACCTACCGAATCAAGGGGCAGAAGCGATACAGGGCGGTGGCCGGCCTCTCGATGGGCGGCGGGGGCACCTTTATGTATGCCATGCGCCGGCCGGACCTCTTCTCCTCGGCGGCTCCGCTCAGCGCCAGTACCGGGGTGATGGACCTCGCGGCGTTCAAGAGCCGGCTCGAACAGCAACAGGTT harbors:
- a CDS encoding alpha/beta hydrolase-fold protein, with translation MLVPAAFAQSGKVFDNLTLESTILKGERKYAVYLPPDYETSERSYPVLYLLHGGGDDQTGWVQFGEVLNITDKAIREGVATPMIIVMPDANTGRRGYFNDIRNEWRYEDFFFEELMPHVEKTYRIKGQKRYRAVAGLSMGGGGTFMYAMRRPDLFSSAAPLSASTGVMDLAAFKSRLEQQQVDLSGLSDAQIEAYFRRHNTLSLIEDLPADSIKSVRWYIDCGDDDFLYEGNALTHIALRKKEVPHEYRVRQGGHTWTYWRESLPEVLRFVSQAFHQY
- a CDS encoding prolyl oligopeptidase family serine peptidase, with the protein product MYFPGATNGFHVRAYNPISHIAVNKPAPPSLIMHGDRDSLVPFNQSVLRYEALCDAGKDVTFYKIAGADHGVRFWTPAVMDVVHAFFDQHLK